A portion of the Flavobacterium magnum genome contains these proteins:
- a CDS encoding iron ABC transporter permease — MGNAERRYIPLFMLLLVVLVLFFLLDISLGPLKIPIAEVFRSLTGQTVSKDAWKFIILDYRLPKAITATLVGMGLSVSGLLMQTLFRNPLAGPDVLGLSSGSGLGVAFVIMGAGLLPGVAGLFLLSSYGLILASCLGSFLVLLTLLMVAGKLRDTSATLIVGLMFGSFSSAVVGVLTYFSTAEQLQKYTFWALGNLGNLSRTSITVLATAVCVGLILAVASIKSLNAMLLGENYARSLGQDLRKSRLLVILSTSILAGSITAFAGPIAFIGLAVPHIAKMVFQTSEHRILFWATLLSGGLIMLLCDMLCQFPGSETLLPINAITSIIGAPVVVWLVIRKRKILN; from the coding sequence ATGGGTAACGCCGAGCGAAGATACATTCCCTTATTTATGCTGCTTTTGGTGGTATTGGTACTGTTTTTCCTGCTCGATATCAGTCTGGGGCCACTCAAAATCCCGATCGCTGAGGTATTCCGAAGCCTGACGGGACAAACCGTTTCAAAAGATGCCTGGAAATTCATCATCCTCGATTACCGCCTCCCTAAAGCCATTACCGCAACGCTTGTTGGAATGGGGCTGTCTGTCAGTGGTTTGCTGATGCAGACATTGTTCAGAAATCCGCTTGCCGGGCCTGATGTACTCGGACTAAGCTCAGGTTCGGGCCTTGGTGTCGCATTTGTGATTATGGGAGCCGGATTGCTTCCGGGCGTCGCTGGCCTGTTCCTGCTGTCATCCTACGGTCTTATCCTCGCCTCCTGCCTGGGAAGTTTTCTGGTGTTGCTGACGCTTTTGATGGTGGCCGGAAAATTGCGCGATACGTCGGCCACGCTGATTGTCGGCCTGATGTTTGGGAGTTTCAGTAGTGCGGTTGTTGGAGTCCTGACTTACTTCAGTACGGCAGAACAGTTGCAAAAATATACATTTTGGGCCCTGGGCAATCTCGGCAACCTTTCCCGAACGTCAATTACCGTTCTGGCAACAGCAGTGTGTGTCGGACTCATTTTGGCTGTAGCCAGTATTAAATCCCTGAATGCGATGCTGCTGGGTGAAAATTATGCACGCAGCCTGGGACAGGATTTAAGGAAGTCACGATTACTGGTTATACTTTCCACATCAATTTTAGCGGGCAGCATCACCGCGTTTGCCGGCCCAATCGCATTTATCGGGCTCGCGGTGCCCCACATTGCGAAAATGGTTTTCCAGACGAGCGAGCACAGGATCCTGTTCTGGGCCACATTATTGTCTGGTGGGCTTATCATGCTGCTGTGCGACATGTTGTGCCAGTTCCCGGGATCCGAAACGCTGTTGCCGATCAATGCCATTACCTCCATCATTGGGGCACCGGTTGTTGTCTGGCTCGTCATCCGCAAACGTAAAATCCTGAACTGA
- a CDS encoding ABC transporter ATP-binding protein — MEQKGILYAENLSIGYASKKNSVVVASGINFRLSKGTLVALAGANGIGKSTLLRTITGIQAPLSGNVTLAGKPLHDYPASDLAQQISLVLTEKLPPGNLTVYEIIALGRQPYTNWLGSLSPEDEIKVDEAVALTGVSGLLSKKHHEISDGQLQTVMIARALAQDTPIIVMDEPTTHLDLPHKIHLFKLLKKLTAEAGKCILFSTHDIELAMEMGDEMIVMTERALLQDAPEKLIGSGIFNQLFANDGIRFDAEKRRFVAD; from the coding sequence ATGGAACAAAAAGGTATACTTTACGCCGAGAATCTGAGTATAGGTTATGCTTCGAAGAAAAATAGTGTTGTCGTGGCTTCGGGAATCAATTTCCGACTTTCGAAAGGTACGCTCGTGGCACTCGCCGGCGCAAACGGTATCGGCAAGTCAACATTGCTCCGAACCATCACAGGCATTCAGGCTCCCTTAAGCGGCAACGTTACTTTGGCCGGCAAACCGTTACACGATTATCCCGCGTCGGATTTGGCGCAGCAAATCAGTCTGGTACTCACAGAAAAATTGCCGCCGGGCAACCTGACCGTATATGAGATAATTGCCCTTGGAAGGCAGCCATACACCAATTGGCTCGGCAGCCTGTCGCCGGAAGACGAAATAAAAGTTGATGAGGCGGTAGCGCTGACCGGCGTTTCGGGATTGCTGTCAAAGAAACACCATGAAATCAGCGATGGACAGCTGCAAACCGTGATGATTGCACGTGCCCTGGCGCAGGATACGCCAATAATTGTGATGGATGAGCCTACAACGCATCTCGACCTGCCGCATAAAATTCACCTGTTTAAACTGCTTAAAAAGCTAACTGCCGAAGCGGGAAAGTGCATTCTTTTCTCCACGCACGACATTGAACTGGCTATGGAAATGGGCGATGAGATGATTGTGATGACTGAGCGGGCATTATTACAGGATGCGCCGGAGAAACTCATCGGGAGTGGCATTTTCAACCAACTTTTTGCCAATGATGGTATTCGGTTCGACGCTGAAAAACGCCGATTTGTCGCCGATTAG
- a CDS encoding class I SAM-dependent methyltransferase, with the protein MINKNELRSTIFRHLDGLATAPVAVALKKKGITDYLIQHQKATLSELVSTFHANEGYLNVGLRILASQGFLDYHIDNATDTISFSTNSNSASAFSLFHLYEDVVELLHFSSSFHPRIFEEEPFRKLDAILDKYKAGYGLQPSAEPIENTLQQQILKHVEGYLIGPTLVRLGMNGMFHKYFMETSFSPDEYHRSPDQFRKILDFMVFLGWFTEKNGNYQFTETGLFFAKKASAYGVTVSYLPTFAKIEELMFGNPAILRMQPDGSEEIHVDREMNVWGSGGAHDTYFKVVDEILIRLFNLPIEQQPKGILDMGCGNGAFLQHIFEVIDRQTLRGKMLDEHPLFLVGVDYNQAALKVTRANLIKADIWAKVIWGDIGRPDVLAADLMENYSIDLKDLLNVRTFLDHNRIWEEPKHVTAGRVSTSTGAFAHRGKRISNSLVEDNLYEHIQKWSPYVSKFGLLLIELHTISPALTASHLGKTAATAYDATHGFSDQYIVEIEVFNRIASEAGLFPDPDVFRRFPDNDTATVSINLLKGK; encoded by the coding sequence ATGATAAACAAAAATGAACTTCGCAGCACAATCTTCAGGCATCTCGACGGATTGGCCACCGCGCCCGTTGCCGTCGCCTTGAAAAAGAAAGGGATTACCGACTACCTGATCCAGCATCAAAAAGCGACACTGTCGGAACTGGTTTCCACTTTCCATGCTAACGAAGGATACCTTAATGTAGGACTTCGGATCCTTGCTTCCCAGGGATTTTTGGATTACCATATCGACAACGCGACCGACACGATTTCGTTCAGTACCAACAGCAACAGCGCGTCGGCATTTTCGCTATTCCATTTATATGAAGATGTTGTCGAGCTGTTGCATTTCTCCTCGAGTTTTCATCCGAGGATTTTCGAAGAGGAACCGTTCCGCAAGCTGGACGCGATCCTGGACAAATACAAAGCCGGCTATGGTCTGCAGCCGTCCGCTGAGCCGATCGAAAACACGCTGCAGCAGCAAATCCTGAAACATGTGGAAGGCTACCTCATTGGCCCGACATTGGTTCGGTTGGGTATGAATGGTATGTTCCATAAATATTTTATGGAAACTTCGTTCAGTCCGGATGAGTACCACCGCTCGCCGGATCAGTTCAGGAAAATCCTCGATTTTATGGTATTTCTGGGATGGTTTACCGAAAAAAACGGAAATTACCAGTTTACCGAAACCGGTTTGTTTTTTGCGAAAAAAGCGTCTGCTTATGGCGTGACGGTTTCCTACCTTCCGACATTTGCCAAAATCGAAGAGCTGATGTTCGGCAATCCTGCGATTCTGCGGATGCAGCCTGACGGCAGCGAGGAAATCCATGTAGACCGTGAGATGAATGTCTGGGGAAGTGGCGGCGCGCACGATACCTATTTCAAGGTCGTGGACGAAATCCTGATCCGCCTTTTCAACCTGCCTATAGAACAGCAACCGAAAGGCATTCTTGATATGGGTTGCGGGAACGGCGCTTTTTTACAACACATATTTGAAGTGATTGACCGGCAGACATTGCGTGGAAAAATGCTCGATGAACATCCCTTATTCCTCGTAGGGGTCGATTACAACCAGGCGGCACTTAAGGTCACGCGTGCAAACCTGATCAAAGCAGATATCTGGGCGAAGGTGATTTGGGGGGACATTGGCAGGCCGGACGTCCTGGCCGCCGACCTGATGGAAAATTATTCGATTGATTTGAAAGATTTGCTTAATGTAAGGACTTTCCTCGACCATAACCGCATCTGGGAGGAACCCAAACACGTCACCGCAGGCCGTGTGAGCACCTCAACGGGCGCCTTTGCACACCGTGGAAAGCGTATTTCCAATAGCCTGGTAGAAGACAATCTTTATGAGCACATCCAGAAATGGTCTCCTTATGTAAGTAAATTTGGTTTGCTGCTGATAGAATTGCACACCATTTCACCGGCCCTCACGGCATCGCATCTGGGAAAAACCGCAGCTACGGCGTATGATGCCACCCACGGTTTTTCAGACCAGTACATCGTCGAAATTGAAGTGTTCAACCGCATTGCTTCGGAAGCCGGCCTATTCCCGGATCCCGACGTGTTCCGTCGTTTCCCCGACAATGATACGGCAACAGTGAGCATCAACCTGCTCAAGGGAAAATAA
- a CDS encoding tRNA (cytidine(34)-2'-O)-methyltransferase, translating to MLNIVLVEPEIPNNTGNIGRLCVGTESRLHLIHPFGFKITDSSVKRAGLDYWVHLDWTDYQNIEEWLETVPDPSRIFLFSSHAETSYLDNTFRDGDWLVFGKESAGLGPQILSRFPNHLKIPISPLVRSFNLANAVAFVLGEAKRQISVP from the coding sequence ATGCTGAATATTGTCCTCGTAGAACCTGAAATCCCGAACAACACCGGCAACATCGGACGTTTGTGCGTGGGCACCGAAAGCCGGCTGCACCTGATCCATCCTTTTGGATTTAAGATTACTGACAGCAGCGTAAAACGGGCCGGGCTGGACTATTGGGTGCACCTGGATTGGACGGATTACCAGAATATTGAGGAATGGCTTGAAACGGTTCCTGATCCCTCACGCATTTTCCTGTTCAGCTCGCATGCGGAAACGAGCTATCTCGACAATACATTCCGCGATGGCGACTGGCTGGTTTTCGGTAAGGAAAGTGCAGGACTTGGCCCGCAAATACTATCCCGTTTTCCAAATCATCTGAAAATCCCGATTTCGCCACTGGTACGCAGTTTCAATCTGGCTAACGCGGTCGCATTCGTACTCGGTGAAGCCAAAAGGCAGATTTCCGTGCCATAA
- a CDS encoding MFS transporter — protein MQEMTFKEKTRYLLGFPVIVAALGYFVDIYDLLLFGIVRVPSLESLNLNVDTVGTMIINYQMVGLLLGGILWGIIGDKKGRLSVLFGSILVYSLANIACGFLPQINIADKSALYAALRFVAGIGLAGELGAGITLVSESLPKELRAIGTSIVAGFGLLGAVVAQLTVELAGNWTIAYFIGGALGLVLLLLRVGVLESGVYKDIAASDIQKGNFLSFFTNRKRFIKYLKCIAIGLPTWFCVGILAMLANQFAPAMGIKDIAPGKAIMWAYIGISVGDFASGWISHALHSRKKAILFMTLFTLLGVILMLSGMASTEHGYYFFCAWLGLGTGYWAMFVTVAAEQFGTNIRSTATTTVPNMVRGLVPVMIIIFDCLKPSQGVVAAAAIVGFAAFALGIYATLTIPETHNTDLDFTE, from the coding sequence ATGCAAGAAATGACCTTCAAAGAAAAAACCCGCTACCTGCTCGGTTTTCCCGTCATCGTAGCCGCTTTGGGCTATTTTGTGGATATCTACGATCTGCTGCTTTTCGGTATCGTCCGTGTGCCGAGCCTCGAAAGCCTAAACCTTAACGTAGATACCGTGGGTACGATGATTATCAACTACCAGATGGTCGGACTGCTGCTCGGAGGCATCCTGTGGGGCATCATCGGTGATAAGAAAGGGCGGCTCTCGGTGCTTTTCGGATCAATTTTAGTGTACTCCCTTGCCAATATCGCGTGCGGTTTTTTGCCGCAGATCAATATAGCCGATAAGTCTGCATTGTACGCCGCATTGCGTTTCGTCGCCGGCATCGGGCTGGCCGGAGAACTTGGTGCCGGCATTACCCTCGTTTCTGAGAGCCTGCCCAAAGAGTTGCGCGCCATCGGGACCTCGATTGTCGCCGGGTTTGGTTTACTTGGTGCCGTCGTGGCGCAACTTACCGTCGAGCTTGCGGGAAATTGGACCATCGCTTATTTCATTGGCGGTGCATTGGGACTGGTCCTATTGCTGCTCCGTGTGGGAGTGCTTGAAAGCGGGGTGTATAAAGACATTGCGGCATCTGACATTCAAAAAGGCAACTTCTTATCGTTTTTTACCAATAGGAAACGATTTATAAAATACCTAAAGTGCATTGCAATCGGGCTGCCGACGTGGTTTTGCGTAGGAATACTGGCGATGCTGGCCAACCAGTTCGCCCCGGCGATGGGTATCAAAGACATTGCGCCCGGCAAAGCCATCATGTGGGCGTATATCGGGATATCAGTGGGGGATTTTGCCAGCGGATGGATTTCACACGCACTGCACTCGCGCAAAAAAGCAATATTGTTCATGACACTCTTCACGCTATTGGGTGTGATCCTGATGCTTTCCGGCATGGCGTCCACGGAGCATGGCTATTATTTTTTTTGTGCCTGGCTGGGCCTCGGAACGGGGTACTGGGCGATGTTTGTCACCGTGGCGGCAGAGCAATTCGGGACCAACATACGCAGCACCGCCACGACGACCGTACCCAATATGGTGCGCGGGCTCGTACCGGTGATGATTATTATTTTTGATTGTCTCAAACCGTCGCAAGGGGTTGTGGCAGCGGCGGCCATTGTGGGTTTTGCCGCGTTTGCTCTCGGGATTTACGCTACACTGACCATTCCTGAGACGCACAACACAGACCTTGACTTTACCGAATAA
- a CDS encoding zinc ribbon domain-containing protein YjdM codes for MEVKDSNGNILSDGDSVTVIKDLKVRGSSDVIKRGTMVKNIRLTDDPAEIDCRVNKTAMVLRTEFVKKA; via the coding sequence ATGGAAGTAAAAGACAGCAATGGAAACATCCTCAGCGATGGTGATTCGGTGACCGTAATCAAGGACCTGAAAGTACGCGGCTCTTCAGACGTGATCAAAAGGGGAACCATGGTAAAAAATATCCGCCTGACGGATGATCCCGCAGAAATTGACTGTCGTGTCAATAAAACCGCTATGGTTTTGCGAACCGAATTTGTAAAAAAGGCATAA
- a CDS encoding energy transducer TonB: MSGSSIFETSWINLVFEGKNKSYGAYQLRRENPKTTLKAFFLGLCLITALSLLPYFLSSFSKAPATPPIIPEGFDDVVPITLEPKIPETPKSNPATPPAEIPKPEQPVLNDRPVVTDMPHETPNLAEGVNSTPASDPGNSGTDTAVAGVPGGGGNEPATVTPATPSAGEAPYIAVDKMPEYPGGINKFRKYIADNFKAPDAEESGNEAVKVLVSFVVEKDGTISNIKIVRNPGYGMDKEAIRVLKSMKTKWIPGSIAGQPVRTIYNLPIAVQPRQ; this comes from the coding sequence ATGTCCGGATCAAGTATTTTCGAAACCTCTTGGATCAACCTTGTTTTTGAAGGCAAAAACAAATCCTACGGCGCGTACCAACTGCGTCGTGAAAATCCAAAAACGACGCTCAAAGCCTTCTTTCTTGGCCTGTGCCTGATCACTGCCTTATCACTTTTACCCTATTTTCTGAGTTCCTTCAGTAAAGCGCCTGCGACACCGCCTATCATCCCGGAGGGTTTTGACGACGTTGTTCCGATAACTTTAGAACCGAAAATCCCTGAAACGCCTAAATCCAACCCTGCGACACCGCCTGCAGAAATTCCAAAGCCGGAACAGCCTGTACTCAATGACCGCCCTGTAGTTACAGACATGCCGCACGAAACACCAAATCTGGCTGAAGGCGTAAACAGCACTCCTGCTTCCGACCCCGGGAACTCAGGCACAGATACAGCGGTTGCCGGTGTACCAGGCGGGGGCGGTAATGAGCCGGCTACTGTGACGCCCGCAACGCCTTCGGCAGGTGAAGCCCCCTACATCGCAGTGGACAAGATGCCGGAATACCCTGGCGGAATCAATAAATTCCGCAAATACATCGCAGATAATTTCAAGGCCCCGGACGCGGAGGAGAGCGGCAATGAAGCCGTAAAAGTCCTGGTTTCCTTTGTCGTGGAAAAAGACGGCACGATTTCGAACATCAAAATCGTCAGGAACCCGGGTTACGGCATGGATAAGGAGGCCATCCGTGTACTGAAATCGATGAAGACCAAATGGATTCCGGGAAGCATCGCCGGGCAGCCCGTACGAACAATCTACAACCTGCCGATTGCTGTGCAGCCGAGGCAGTAG
- a CDS encoding RNA polymerase sigma factor gives MEIKPYIDKAKQGDQVAFTFLLDRYWNEVYGFMLKRTENETDAEDITIETFSKAFDKIATYNPEFKFSTWLIAIAKNVHIDLLRKKKSSLFIEITDEEDHQAYNVADTAPSAEDELITEQNLSQLLRFIKELKPHYQEVIQLRYFQEMSYQEISDKIGEPLSNVKIKLLRAKKLLAEIIQERR, from the coding sequence TTGGAAATAAAGCCATATATCGACAAAGCCAAGCAGGGCGACCAAGTCGCGTTCACTTTTCTCCTGGATCGCTACTGGAACGAGGTGTACGGTTTTATGCTGAAACGTACTGAAAATGAAACCGACGCAGAGGACATTACGATAGAAACCTTTTCGAAAGCTTTTGATAAAATCGCGACCTACAACCCGGAATTCAAATTCAGTACCTGGCTGATTGCTATCGCTAAAAATGTCCACATCGATTTGCTCCGGAAAAAAAAATCGTCTCTATTTATAGAAATCACAGACGAAGAAGACCACCAGGCTTACAACGTGGCCGATACGGCACCTTCGGCCGAAGATGAGTTGATTACCGAACAAAACCTCTCCCAACTGCTGCGTTTCATTAAGGAACTCAAGCCACATTACCAGGAAGTGATCCAGCTTCGCTATTTCCAGGAGATGAGCTACCAGGAGATTTCAGATAAGATTGGTGAACCGCTGAGCAACGTAAAAATTAAGCTGTTGCGCGCCAAAAAATTACTCGCGGAAATTATTCAGGAACGTCGCTAA
- a CDS encoding glycosyltransferase — protein sequence MLQLIFFAFIGVVAIQFIYYVLIFGKLAFVKPKQNNPKKIPVSVIVCAKNEEENVAKYIPLLAEQNYPDYEIVLIDDASFDNTLEVFEEFERQYKNVRLVKVANNEAFWGNKKFALTLGIKAARKEYLLFTDADCYPTSRNWITEMSSHFTLQKTIVLGYGAYEKIPNSFLNKIIRFETLLAATQYFSWARIGRPFMGVGRNLAYKREEFFKVDGYRDHLKIRSGDDDLFVNQVAHGKNTTVCYAPESFTYSRPKTTFGSWFTQKRRHISTAKHYKSSDKLQLGLFYATQLSFLILPVILLAFQFEWIAVTAIIGFRYLFTWLTLGFAAGKLKEKDVMVWYPVIEMVVVFTQLNIFITNLFSKPVHWK from the coding sequence ATGCTACAGCTAATCTTTTTCGCTTTTATCGGCGTCGTCGCAATCCAGTTCATATATTATGTGCTTATATTCGGCAAACTCGCATTTGTAAAGCCGAAGCAGAACAATCCGAAAAAAATCCCGGTTTCGGTCATCGTTTGTGCTAAAAACGAGGAAGAAAATGTTGCGAAGTACATCCCGCTGCTCGCCGAACAAAACTACCCGGACTATGAAATCGTACTCATCGACGATGCGTCTTTTGACAATACGCTCGAGGTTTTTGAAGAGTTTGAACGGCAATATAAAAACGTCCGCCTGGTAAAGGTCGCCAACAACGAAGCCTTTTGGGGCAATAAGAAATTTGCGCTCACACTCGGCATTAAGGCTGCCAGGAAAGAATACCTGTTGTTCACCGATGCCGACTGTTATCCTACTTCCAGAAATTGGATTACTGAGATGAGTTCGCATTTTACCCTGCAAAAAACGATTGTACTCGGTTACGGCGCTTACGAAAAAATCCCGAACTCGTTCCTGAATAAGATCATCCGCTTTGAAACGCTGCTCGCGGCCACGCAGTACTTTTCCTGGGCCCGCATCGGACGACCATTCATGGGTGTGGGGCGGAATCTGGCCTACAAACGGGAAGAGTTTTTCAAAGTCGATGGCTACCGTGACCATTTGAAAATCCGTTCCGGCGACGACGATCTTTTCGTAAATCAGGTGGCGCACGGCAAAAACACCACGGTGTGCTACGCGCCGGAAAGTTTTACATATTCAAGGCCAAAGACGACTTTCGGTTCTTGGTTTACCCAAAAAAGACGGCACATTTCCACCGCAAAACACTACAAATCAAGCGATAAGCTGCAACTAGGCCTTTTCTATGCCACGCAATTGTCTTTCCTGATACTTCCTGTAATATTGTTGGCGTTCCAGTTTGAATGGATTGCCGTTACGGCCATTATCGGTTTCCGCTACTTGTTTACCTGGCTTACGCTGGGCTTTGCCGCGGGAAAATTAAAGGAAAAAGATGTGATGGTCTGGTATCCGGTTATTGAAATGGTGGTGGTATTCACGCAATTGAATATCTTTATCACCAATCTTTTTTCAAAACCCGTACATTGGAAATAA
- the murB gene encoding UDP-N-acetylmuramate dehydrogenase, whose translation MEILDNFSLKQYNTFGIDARARRFVSVHNTDELTEVLRQNPSEAKFILGGGSNMLLTRDVDALVIHIDIKGKTIVSEDDGFVEVQCNAGENWHEFVLWTIDHGFGGLENMSLIPGNVGTTPVQNIGAYGTEIKDTFVRCEAMDINTFELRTFDRDACRFGYRESVFKNEAKGRYIITSVTFRLTKSNHKINTSYGDILAELAKNNISTPTLRDVSNAVIAIRKSKLPDPAELGNSGSFFKNPVIPKTQFDAVQAQFPDIKFFPVSDTEVKVPAGWLIEQAGFKGKRFGDAGVHRNQALVLVNYGGATGAEILELSRKVQQAVYDIYGIRIEAEVNII comes from the coding sequence ATGGAAATCCTCGATAACTTTTCGCTCAAACAATACAATACTTTCGGAATTGACGCCAGAGCAAGGCGCTTTGTGTCTGTTCATAATACTGACGAACTTACCGAAGTCCTGCGGCAGAACCCATCGGAAGCCAAATTTATCCTGGGTGGCGGCAGTAATATGCTGCTCACGCGCGATGTTGACGCTTTGGTCATCCACATCGACATCAAAGGGAAGACAATCGTATCGGAAGATGACGGGTTTGTCGAAGTGCAGTGCAATGCGGGAGAAAACTGGCACGAATTTGTGCTCTGGACCATCGATCACGGTTTCGGCGGACTGGAAAATATGTCACTCATCCCGGGCAACGTCGGGACGACACCGGTTCAGAATATCGGCGCTTACGGCACCGAAATCAAAGACACGTTTGTACGTTGCGAAGCCATGGACATCAACACCTTCGAACTACGCACATTCGATCGGGACGCGTGCCGGTTTGGGTACCGGGAAAGTGTTTTCAAAAATGAAGCCAAAGGCCGTTACATCATCACCTCGGTGACATTCCGCCTGACGAAAAGCAATCATAAAATAAACACTTCCTACGGCGACATCCTCGCGGAACTGGCCAAAAACAACATTTCCACGCCCACGCTCAGGGACGTCAGTAACGCAGTGATTGCAATCCGTAAAAGCAAATTGCCTGATCCTGCCGAACTGGGCAACAGCGGGAGTTTCTTCAAAAACCCGGTCATCCCGAAAACGCAGTTTGATGCCGTGCAGGCCCAATTCCCTGACATTAAATTTTTCCCTGTTTCAGATACCGAAGTAAAGGTGCCCGCGGGTTGGCTCATAGAACAGGCCGGCTTTAAAGGAAAGCGGTTTGGTGACGCCGGCGTGCACAGGAACCAGGCGCTGGTGTTGGTGAATTACGGTGGGGCAACCGGCGCGGAAATCCTCGAGTTATCCCGTAAAGTGCAACAGGCGGTGTATGATATTTACGGCATCCGGATTGAGGCTGAAGTCAATATCATCTAG
- the asnB gene encoding asparagine synthase (glutamine-hydrolyzing): protein MCGINGILNLHQQQADERVLTKMRDALAHRGPDDAGIFIDGNLGLGHRRLSILDTSAAGHQPFLSDDGRYAMVFNGEIYNFREFYDELKAAGYNIKTQSDTEVLMALFQRQGTAMLHRLDGMFAFAIWDKTERKLTLVRDRMGVKPLYYSFHNDTLYFASEQKAIFAAGVPLQVAPDGLEEYIFNRFVAGEKTLFKNVKKVLPGHIMTVSENGKVDSTRWWNLKSEILGQPKIKDPKEWFAGTFDASVRLRMVSDVPVGVLLSGGLDSSSVLASLKHQDYKDIKTFNIGFSETEHNESHLAKNLSEQFNYQFDSLELQGDELFRKMISAAYYHDEPLMHLSEPHLLAVSELAKPAVKVLLSGEGADELMGGYVRYKPLRFPSLLQSIGAISSMGIFSKNARFDKLSRYTQISSEAGLIIYNGSNIYPNDIARVFGISKEPANDYRHHIYEEAKSLYPGNLKRQMLYFDQHTYLCSLLDRNDRCTMGASIECREPFLDQRLVKGLGSLDDKWLFTGKKGKYILKSSVENRLPSDILSFRKIGLSAPWGDYLTKNPAFAEELEAFTKSDIFRMPYLEHIDAKKLADRLRQGDWQVVSYVMPLFMLHIWLRYYVQTFTAAADSN from the coding sequence ATGTGTGGTATAAATGGTATTCTGAATTTGCATCAGCAGCAGGCCGATGAACGGGTTTTGACCAAAATGCGTGACGCACTGGCCCATCGCGGGCCGGACGACGCAGGAATTTTTATCGATGGAAATCTGGGGCTGGGCCACCGGCGTCTTTCAATCCTGGACACCTCAGCTGCGGGACACCAGCCGTTCCTGTCCGACGACGGTCGGTACGCTATGGTGTTCAACGGAGAGATTTACAACTTCAGGGAATTTTACGACGAACTCAAAGCAGCCGGGTACAACATAAAAACCCAGTCAGACACCGAGGTGCTGATGGCGCTGTTCCAAAGACAGGGCACTGCGATGCTGCACCGCCTCGATGGCATGTTCGCATTTGCCATTTGGGATAAAACCGAACGGAAACTCACCTTGGTGCGTGACCGGATGGGAGTCAAGCCGCTCTATTATTCGTTTCATAACGATACGTTGTATTTTGCCTCCGAACAAAAAGCGATTTTTGCGGCAGGCGTGCCGCTGCAGGTTGCGCCTGACGGATTGGAAGAATACATATTCAATCGTTTTGTCGCAGGTGAAAAGACACTGTTTAAAAACGTGAAAAAGGTGCTGCCTGGCCATATCATGACCGTTTCAGAAAATGGGAAGGTAGACAGTACGCGGTGGTGGAACCTGAAATCCGAAATCCTCGGGCAGCCGAAGATAAAAGACCCGAAAGAATGGTTCGCAGGAACTTTTGACGCGTCAGTCAGACTGCGGATGGTCAGCGACGTGCCGGTGGGCGTCTTACTCAGTGGCGGCCTGGATTCCTCTTCAGTACTGGCCTCGCTAAAGCATCAGGACTATAAGGACATCAAGACGTTCAACATCGGATTTTCGGAGACCGAGCACAACGAATCGCACCTGGCCAAAAACCTCTCAGAGCAGTTCAACTATCAATTCGATTCGTTAGAACTTCAGGGCGACGAACTCTTCAGGAAAATGATTTCCGCAGCTTACTACCACGATGAGCCGCTGATGCATTTAAGCGAACCGCATCTTCTGGCAGTCTCAGAACTCGCCAAACCAGCGGTCAAGGTCCTGCTTTCGGGCGAAGGCGCTGACGAACTCATGGGCGGCTACGTGCGTTACAAGCCGTTGCGCTTCCCATCATTGCTGCAATCCATTGGGGCCATAAGCAGTATGGGGATCTTCTCGAAAAATGCGCGTTTTGACAAATTGTCCCGATACACTCAGATTAGCAGTGAGGCCGGCCTGATCATCTACAACGGTTCGAATATTTACCCCAACGACATCGCCAGGGTTTTCGGCATTTCCAAAGAACCCGCAAACGATTACCGTCATCACATCTACGAAGAAGCCAAATCGCTGTATCCCGGAAACCTGAAACGGCAGATGCTGTATTTCGACCAACACACCTACCTGTGTTCGTTGCTGGACCGCAATGACCGCTGTACGATGGGCGCGTCGATTGAATGCCGCGAGCCATTTCTGGACCAAAGACTTGTAAAAGGACTCGGATCGCTCGATGACAAATGGCTTTTTACGGGAAAGAAAGGGAAATACATACTTAAATCATCGGTAGAAAACCGGTTGCCTTCGGACATCCTGAGCTTCCGAAAAATTGGGCTCAGTGCGCCGTGGGGCGATTACCTCACGAAAAATCCGGCCTTCGCGGAGGAACTCGAAGCCTTTACAAAAAGTGACATTTTCAGGATGCCGTACCTCGAGCATATCGACGCAAAAAAACTTGCCGACCGGCTCAGGCAGGGTGACTGGCAGGTCGTATCTTACGTTATGCCGCTTTTCATGCTCCACATCTGGCTCAGGTATTATGTGCAGACTTTTACCGCTGCCGCAGACAGCAATTAA